The following coding sequences lie in one Oncorhynchus kisutch isolate 150728-3 unplaced genomic scaffold, Okis_V2 scaffold3961, whole genome shotgun sequence genomic window:
- the LOC116372519 gene encoding zinc finger protein 501-like isoform X1 produces MNSLNYSPPAKEEDVCWTEKQGLWLNIVVKEEEEEKDVTVKGDEEASRVKAEDQGEITVTTKEEDEEEEYETGDLINTTERPDSAEEPEPETSEPARRHHCSYCGKSFNQLGDLRKHERIHTGEKPHKCSQCGQCFTWLQNLKQHQIIHTGEKPYQCSQCEKAFTRLAHLKEHKIVHTGEKPFHCSQCEKRFTKLGILKQHEKTHTEEKPYHCSQCGKRFSLAKYLKEHEKIHTGEKPGEKLFLCSLCGKSFTQSTHLKSHTRTHTGEKPYQCSVCGKSFSQSSCLKKHKRIHTGEKPYHCSLCGKNFTRLDYLKSHNRTHTVEKPLNTGEKSSL; encoded by the exons ATGAACTCACTAAACTACTCTCCGCCTGCTAAAGAAGAGGACGTCTGCTGGACCGAGAAACAGGGTCTGTGGCTTAATATTGtcgtgaaagaagaggaggaagagaaggatgtcACAGTGAAAGGCGATGAAGAAGCTTCCAGAGTGAAAGCTGAGGACCAGGGAGAGATTACTGTCACAACGaaagaggaggacgaggaagaAGAGTATGAGACTGGAGATCTGATTAACACAA CAGAGAGACCAGATTCAGCAGAGGAACCAGAGCCAGAGACTTCCGAACCAGCAAGACGACATCACTGTTCCTACTGTGGAAAGAGCTTTAACCAGTTAGGTGACCTAAGGAAACACGAGAggatacatacaggagagaagcctcacaaatgttcccagtgtggacaGTGTTTTACCTGGTTacagaatctaaaacaacatCAAATAATACACACAGGCGAGAAGCCTTACCAATGCTCTCAGTGTGAAAAGGCTTTTACCCGGTTAGCACATCTGAAAGAACATAAAATAGTACACACGGGAGAAAAACCTttccactgctctcagtgtgAAAAGCGATTTACCAAGTTAGGGATCCTAAAACAGCatgagaagacacacacagaagAAAAGCCCTAccattgctcccagtgtggaaaaagATTTTCCTTAGCAAAGTACCTGAAAGAGCATGAAAAAATACATACAGGAGAAAAACCTGGAGAGAAGCTTTTTCTCTGCTCCCTGtgcggaaagagttttacccagtcAACCCACCTGAAATCCCACACAAGAACGCACACGGGGGAGAAGCCTTATCAATGCTCCGTTTGTGGAAAGAGTTTTTCTCAATCAAGTTGTCTGAAAAaacataagagaatacacaccggagagaagccttaccactgctccctgtGCGGAAAGAATTTTACCCGGTTAGATTACCTGAAATcacataacagaacacacacagttgAGAAGCCTTTAAACACAGGAGAGaagtcatcattgtaa
- the LOC116372519 gene encoding zinc finger protein 501-like isoform X2: MNSLNYSPPAKEEDVCWTEKQGLWLNIVVKEEEEEKDVTVKGDEEASRVKAEDQGEITVTTKEEDEEEEYETGDLINTKRPDSAEEPEPETSEPARRHHCSYCGKSFNQLGDLRKHERIHTGEKPHKCSQCGQCFTWLQNLKQHQIIHTGEKPYQCSQCEKAFTRLAHLKEHKIVHTGEKPFHCSQCEKRFTKLGILKQHEKTHTEEKPYHCSQCGKRFSLAKYLKEHEKIHTGEKPGEKLFLCSLCGKSFTQSTHLKSHTRTHTGEKPYQCSVCGKSFSQSSCLKKHKRIHTGEKPYHCSLCGKNFTRLDYLKSHNRTHTVEKPLNTGEKSSL, from the exons ATGAACTCACTAAACTACTCTCCGCCTGCTAAAGAAGAGGACGTCTGCTGGACCGAGAAACAGGGTCTGTGGCTTAATATTGtcgtgaaagaagaggaggaagagaaggatgtcACAGTGAAAGGCGATGAAGAAGCTTCCAGAGTGAAAGCTGAGGACCAGGGAGAGATTACTGTCACAACGaaagaggaggacgaggaagaAGAGTATGAGACTGGAGATCTGATTAACACAA AGAGACCAGATTCAGCAGAGGAACCAGAGCCAGAGACTTCCGAACCAGCAAGACGACATCACTGTTCCTACTGTGGAAAGAGCTTTAACCAGTTAGGTGACCTAAGGAAACACGAGAggatacatacaggagagaagcctcacaaatgttcccagtgtggacaGTGTTTTACCTGGTTacagaatctaaaacaacatCAAATAATACACACAGGCGAGAAGCCTTACCAATGCTCTCAGTGTGAAAAGGCTTTTACCCGGTTAGCACATCTGAAAGAACATAAAATAGTACACACGGGAGAAAAACCTttccactgctctcagtgtgAAAAGCGATTTACCAAGTTAGGGATCCTAAAACAGCatgagaagacacacacagaagAAAAGCCCTAccattgctcccagtgtggaaaaagATTTTCCTTAGCAAAGTACCTGAAAGAGCATGAAAAAATACATACAGGAGAAAAACCTGGAGAGAAGCTTTTTCTCTGCTCCCTGtgcggaaagagttttacccagtcAACCCACCTGAAATCCCACACAAGAACGCACACGGGGGAGAAGCCTTATCAATGCTCCGTTTGTGGAAAGAGTTTTTCTCAATCAAGTTGTCTGAAAAaacataagagaatacacaccggagagaagccttaccactgctccctgtGCGGAAAGAATTTTACCCGGTTAGATTACCTGAAATcacataacagaacacacacagttgAGAAGCCTTTAAACACAGGAGAGaagtcatcattgtaa